The Pyramidobacter piscolens W5455 sequence CTCGTCAAGACCGTCCGCGGACAAAACCGAATGCGTCATGTCTTCCATGACGGTAAGGCCCCGCGCTTTGCACTTTCTCACAAAATCCCTGTCGAAGGTGGAAAATCCGTAATAGCCGCAAACGGAAACGAGGCTGACGCGATCCAGCGCGTCTTCGGAAAATACGGGACGCATGTTCCGGTCAAGCGGATAAAATTTCAGCGCGAAGCCCGCTTTTACAAAGGGAGCTACGACGGTCTCGCAGGTGTACAGGGGAAGGTACGCCACCCGCTTTTTATCGTACCGCGCGATGTCCAGCAGGCAATGATAGATCCCGCAGCGGCCGGACAAAAGATATTCAAGGTCCCCTCCGGGGCACAGGCTTTCGAGAAGTCCGTTCTCTTGTTCAACGGTCGTTTCCGTCGTTTCCAAAGGGAACAAGCCGTTCGTTCGCTTCATGTTCGACACTTCCTTCGTCAGCGAATTTTACGCGCGCCGCGGCGTGTTTTCGAACCGGCGCGATTCTTTTTACGCTTTGAGTTTTCTGAACTCCTCGGCCAAGTCCGCAATGTAATCGGCGCAGGCCGCCAGCATTTTCTTTCCCCATTCTTCCGTGGCCGTGCCGGGATGATCGGGGCCGATCCAGCCGCTGTCGGTGATCTTGCTGATCTGGCGGGGCACGTTGAAGCTCACTCCCTTGTAGCTGACGCTGTAAAATCCGGTCGCTTTGATCGCGTCGGAGATGTCGTTGAGTTTCAGCGCCGGGCCGATCTCGTTTCGGTCGACCAGGGCGGGGTCGATGCCCAAAATCGCGGCCGTCTCTTCGCCGCCGCCGTGACCGCCCTTCCAGGCGGGATCCATGTCCCACGCCATCAGCCACCAGTTCAGCACCGCCGTGAGGCAGCCTTTCTTGTCCATGTCCAGGGCGGCTCTTTCGATGGGCTTCATGTTGCCGCCGTGGCCGTTCAGGATCAGGAACTTTCCGGCGCCGTGGCGGCGCAGGCTCTCCATAACGCAGAGAAGGTACCTGTAAAGGACGTCGTTGTCGATGTCTACCGTCCCGGGGTACTCGTTCAGGGACTGCGTGGCACCGTAGGGAATGGTCGGCGCGATGAGCACGTCCGTCTTTTCTTCGATCATGGCAAGGAGTTTGTCGGGGATCAGCGTATCCGTCCCCAGCGGCATGTGCCGGCCGTGGCTTTCGATGCTGCCGATGCCGATAATGACCGTGCCGTCCTCTTTCAAATAGCG is a genomic window containing:
- a CDS encoding creatininase family protein is translated as MRLENITWPRAERYLKEDGTVIIGIGSIESHGRHMPLGTDTLIPDKLLAMIEEKTDVLIAPTIPYGATQSLNEYPGTVDIDNDVLYRYLLCVMESLRRHGAGKFLILNGHGGNMKPIERAALDMDKKGCLTAVLNWWLMAWDMDPAWKGGHGGGEETAAILGIDPALVDRNEIGPALKLNDISDAIKATGFYSVSYKGVSFNVPRQISKITDSGWIGPDHPGTATEEWGKKMLAACADYIADLAEEFRKLKA